The following proteins are co-located in the Pseudoalteromonas sp. N1230-9 genome:
- the mdoH gene encoding glucans biosynthesis glucosyltransferase MdoH: MSGIQMTSNSKKLTATAMPFKKTRAWLFTCLALAITAYGVWIMFDILNSNGMTLLEYALLALFSVTFAWIVTAFCSGCMGFILQLLRIDPLTLKRQKPIDVNADAIAQTKTAIVMPVYNEDTERVIAGFEVSLRSLEKTGQMPHFDFYLLSDTQDPDIARNELKAWNAFTTRLGDLAKHTFYRRREDNKHRKVGNLTDFCERWGSQYEHMIVLDADSIMTGQCMLELTSSMINNPNTGLIQTIPIPVRQDTFFGRFLQFASILYSPMLATGSAFWQTNQANYWGHNAIIRVEAFTQCCGLPVLKGNAPFGGEILSHDFVEASLLHRSGWDVLLLSDVEGSYEEVPSNILDYAIRDRRWVQGNIQHLGLLPKSGLKLMSKMHFLFGATAYISSLIWLSMLALSTLDAVTRAVNSDVYFNHAYQLFPTWQIAKTELIDSLLFITIGLLLLPKLLGIIVTLVHRNKAFGGTMKLIAGALIETVFAIIIAPLMMVFHSYFVVCVFLGKKVSWDAQPREGRMVPWKEAIGYTLFSTITAFIWGGVAYYYTPTFFWWLSPILVGLILAAPIVRYSSSIGLGVKMRKMGIFLCPSEVIDDDTLAALRVHQQEIALPEDSQASFDVPALPDESPTVMPIQSFKAPSGKKRKQVRRAQQRLKAKLLAKL, translated from the coding sequence ATGTCTGGTATCCAAATGACGTCCAATAGTAAAAAACTAACTGCAACTGCAATGCCGTTTAAAAAGACACGTGCTTGGCTTTTTACGTGCCTAGCACTGGCCATAACAGCGTATGGCGTGTGGATCATGTTCGATATTTTAAATTCAAACGGCATGACATTACTTGAGTACGCATTATTAGCATTATTCTCTGTAACCTTTGCATGGATTGTTACTGCCTTTTGTAGCGGTTGTATGGGCTTTATTTTACAGCTTCTACGCATTGACCCATTAACATTGAAACGTCAAAAACCAATCGACGTAAATGCTGATGCTATTGCCCAAACGAAAACAGCCATTGTTATGCCTGTTTATAATGAGGATACAGAGCGTGTTATTGCAGGCTTTGAAGTGAGCCTTCGCTCGCTTGAAAAAACAGGTCAAATGCCACATTTCGATTTTTATTTACTCAGCGATACACAAGATCCAGACATTGCCCGCAATGAACTAAAAGCATGGAATGCATTTACAACGCGCTTGGGTGATTTAGCGAAACACACATTTTATCGTCGCCGTGAAGATAACAAGCATCGTAAAGTAGGTAACTTAACTGACTTTTGTGAGCGTTGGGGTAGCCAATACGAACATATGATAGTACTTGATGCTGACAGCATCATGACGGGTCAATGTATGCTTGAGCTAACATCAAGCATGATCAATAACCCTAACACAGGCCTTATCCAAACGATTCCGATTCCGGTTCGCCAAGATACTTTTTTCGGTCGCTTTTTACAGTTTGCATCAATCTTATATAGCCCAATGCTCGCGACGGGGTCTGCTTTTTGGCAAACAAATCAAGCTAATTACTGGGGACACAATGCGATTATTCGCGTAGAAGCCTTTACACAATGCTGTGGTCTTCCAGTGTTAAAAGGTAATGCGCCTTTTGGCGGTGAGATTTTAAGCCATGACTTTGTGGAGGCGTCACTGTTACACCGCAGTGGCTGGGATGTGCTATTACTAAGCGACGTTGAAGGTAGTTACGAAGAAGTACCCAGTAATATTTTAGACTACGCAATTCGTGATAGACGCTGGGTACAAGGTAATATTCAACACTTAGGCCTGCTCCCTAAGTCGGGCTTGAAGCTGATGAGTAAAATGCACTTTTTATTTGGTGCTACGGCCTATATTTCATCATTAATTTGGCTATCAATGTTGGCATTAAGCACCTTAGATGCGGTAACACGTGCTGTAAACAGTGATGTGTATTTCAACCATGCGTACCAGCTTTTCCCAACATGGCAAATAGCAAAAACTGAATTAATTGACTCGTTATTATTCATCACAATTGGTTTGCTGTTACTGCCAAAGCTACTTGGTATCATTGTCACACTCGTACACCGCAATAAAGCATTTGGTGGCACGATGAAACTCATTGCTGGCGCACTCATTGAAACTGTATTTGCTATTATCATCGCGCCACTTATGATGGTGTTTCATAGTTACTTTGTAGTGTGTGTATTTCTTGGCAAAAAAGTAAGCTGGGATGCACAACCACGTGAGGGACGTATGGTTCCGTGGAAAGAAGCAATTGGCTATACATTATTCTCTACGATTACTGCGTTTATTTGGGGTGGTGTTGCGTATTACTACACACCGACTTTCTTTTGGTGGTTATCGCCTATTTTAGTCGGTCTAATTTTAGCTGCACCAATTGTTCGATACTCAAGCAGTATAGGTCTTGGTGTTAAAATGCGCAAAATGGGGATTTTCCTTTGCCCTAGCGAGGTAATTGATGATGATACTCTCGCAGCACTGCGTGTTCATCAGCAAGAGATTGCCTTACCTGAGGACTCACAGGCAAGTTTTGATGTGCCAGCTTTACCTGACGAGTCACCAACGGTCATGCCTATTCAAAGCTTTAAGGCACCTTCAGGTAAAAAGCGTAAGCAAGTTCGCCGCGCACAACAGCGGCTCAAAGCAAAGCTACTCGCTAAGCTCTAA